One Pan paniscus chromosome 16, NHGRI_mPanPan1-v2.0_pri, whole genome shotgun sequence DNA segment encodes these proteins:
- the FAH gene encoding fumarylacetoacetase isoform X1 — MSFIPVAEDSDFPIHNLPYGVFSTRGDPRPRIGVAIGDQILDLSIIKHLFTGPVLSKHQDVFNQPTLNSFMGLGQAAWKEARVFLQNLLSVSQARLRDDTELRKGAFISQASATMHLPAAIGDYTDFYSSRQHATNVGIMFRDKENALMPNWLHLPVGYHGRASSVVVSGTPIRRPMGQMKPDDSKPPVYGACKLLDMELEMAFFVGPGNRLGEPIPISKAHEHIFGMVLMNDWSARDIQKWEYVPLGPFLGKSFGTTISPWVVPMDALMPFAVPNPKQDPRPLPYLCHDEPYTFDINLSVNLKGEGMSQAATICKSNFKYMYWTMLQQLTHHSVNGCNLRPGDLLASGTISGPEPENFGSMLELSWKGTKPIDLGNGQTRKFLLDGDEVIITDVETEAQKDAYLPRITQAIKGRARVWTQAAGLQELCSEPLCPVASLNGAMKFSFLRESKNHKIFSKRTGYCQGDGYRIGFGQCAGKVLPALLPS; from the exons CCAAGACCAAGGATAGGTGTGGCCATTGGCGACCAGATCCTGGACCTCAGCATCATCAAGCACCTCTTTACTGGTCCTGTCCTCTCCAAACACCAGGATGTCTTCAATCAG CCTACACTCAACAGCTTCATGGGCCTGGGTCAGGCTGCCTGGAAGGAGGCGAGAGTGTTCCTGCAGAACTTGCTGTCTGTGAGCCAAGCCAGGCTCAGAGATGACACCGAACTTCGGAAGGG tgcattcatctcccaggcTTCTGCCACGATGCACCTTCCAGCCGCCATAG GAGACTACACAGACTTCTATTCCTCTCGGCAGCATGCTACCAACGTCGGAATCATGTTCAGGGACAAGGAGAATGCATTGATGCCAAATTG GCTGCACTTACCAGTGGGCTACCATGGCCGTGCCTCCTCCGTCGTGGTGTCTGGCACCCCAATCCGAAGGCCCATGGGACAGATGAAACCTGATGACT CTAAGCCTCCCGTATATGGTGCCTGCAAGCTCTTGGACATGGAGCTGGAAATG GCTTTTTTTGTAGGCCCTGGAAACAGATTGGGAGAGCCGATCCCCATTTCCAAGGCCCATGAGCACATTTTTGGAATGGTCCTTATGAACGACTGGAGTG CACGAGACATTCAGAAGTGGGAGTATGTCCCTCTCGGGCCATTCCTTGGGAAGAGTTTTGGGACCACTATCTCTCCATGGGTGGTGCCCATGGATGCTCTCATGCCCTTTGCTGTGCCCAACCCGAAGCAG GACCCCAGGCCCCTGCCGTATCTGTGCCATGACGAGCCCTACACATTTGACATCAACCTCTCTGTTAACCTGAAAG GAGAAGGAATGAGCCAGGCGGCTACCATATGCAAGTCCAATTTTAAG TACATGTACTGGACGATGCTGCAGCAGCTCACTCACCACTCTGTCAACGGCTGCAACCTGCGGCCGGGGGACCTCCTGGCTTCTGGGACCATCAGTGGGCCG GAGCCAGAAAACTTCGGCTCCATGTTGGAACTGTCGTGGAAGGGAACGAAGCCCATAGACCTGGGGAATGGTCAGACCAGGAAGTTTCTGCTGGACGGGGATGAAGTCATCATAACAG atgtggaaactgaggcccagaaagatgCATACTTACCCAGGATCACACAGGCGATAAAGGGTAGAGCCAGGGTTTGGACACAGGCAGCTGGGCTCCAGGAGCTGTGCTCTGAACCCTTGTGTCCTGTTGCCTCTTTAAATGGCGCAATGAAATTCTCATTTCTGAGAGAGTCCAAAAACCACAAAATCTTCAGCAAGAGAACAG GGTACTGCCAGGGGGATGGTTACCGCATCGGCTTTGGCCAGTGTGCTGGAAAAGTGCTGCCTGCTCTCCTGCCATCATGA
- the FAH gene encoding fumarylacetoacetase isoform X2, giving the protein MSFIPVAEDSDFPIHNLPYGVFSTRGDPRPRIGVAIGDQILDLSIIKHLFTGPVLSKHQDVFNQPTLNSFMGLGQAAWKEARVFLQNLLSVSQARLRDDTELRKGAFISQASATMHLPAAIGDYTDFYSSRQHATNVGIMFRDKENALMPNWLHLPVGYHGRASSVVVSGTPIRRPMGQMKPDDSKPPVYGACKLLDMELEMAFFVGPGNRLGEPIPISKAHEHIFGMVLMNDWSARDIQKWEYVPLGPFLGKSFGTTISPWVVPMDALMPFAVPNPKQDPRPLPYLCHDEPYTFDINLSVNLKGEGMSQAATICKSNFKYMYWTMLQQLTHHSVNGCNLRPGDLLASGTISGPEPENFGSMLELSWKGTKPIDLGNGQTRKFLLDGDEVIITGYCQGDGYRIGFGQCAGKVLPALLPS; this is encoded by the exons CCAAGACCAAGGATAGGTGTGGCCATTGGCGACCAGATCCTGGACCTCAGCATCATCAAGCACCTCTTTACTGGTCCTGTCCTCTCCAAACACCAGGATGTCTTCAATCAG CCTACACTCAACAGCTTCATGGGCCTGGGTCAGGCTGCCTGGAAGGAGGCGAGAGTGTTCCTGCAGAACTTGCTGTCTGTGAGCCAAGCCAGGCTCAGAGATGACACCGAACTTCGGAAGGG tgcattcatctcccaggcTTCTGCCACGATGCACCTTCCAGCCGCCATAG GAGACTACACAGACTTCTATTCCTCTCGGCAGCATGCTACCAACGTCGGAATCATGTTCAGGGACAAGGAGAATGCATTGATGCCAAATTG GCTGCACTTACCAGTGGGCTACCATGGCCGTGCCTCCTCCGTCGTGGTGTCTGGCACCCCAATCCGAAGGCCCATGGGACAGATGAAACCTGATGACT CTAAGCCTCCCGTATATGGTGCCTGCAAGCTCTTGGACATGGAGCTGGAAATG GCTTTTTTTGTAGGCCCTGGAAACAGATTGGGAGAGCCGATCCCCATTTCCAAGGCCCATGAGCACATTTTTGGAATGGTCCTTATGAACGACTGGAGTG CACGAGACATTCAGAAGTGGGAGTATGTCCCTCTCGGGCCATTCCTTGGGAAGAGTTTTGGGACCACTATCTCTCCATGGGTGGTGCCCATGGATGCTCTCATGCCCTTTGCTGTGCCCAACCCGAAGCAG GACCCCAGGCCCCTGCCGTATCTGTGCCATGACGAGCCCTACACATTTGACATCAACCTCTCTGTTAACCTGAAAG GAGAAGGAATGAGCCAGGCGGCTACCATATGCAAGTCCAATTTTAAG TACATGTACTGGACGATGCTGCAGCAGCTCACTCACCACTCTGTCAACGGCTGCAACCTGCGGCCGGGGGACCTCCTGGCTTCTGGGACCATCAGTGGGCCG GAGCCAGAAAACTTCGGCTCCATGTTGGAACTGTCGTGGAAGGGAACGAAGCCCATAGACCTGGGGAATGGTCAGACCAGGAAGTTTCTGCTGGACGGGGATGAAGTCATCATAACAG GGTACTGCCAGGGGGATGGTTACCGCATCGGCTTTGGCCAGTGTGCTGGAAAAGTGCTGCCTGCTCTCCTGCCATCATGA